In Solobacterium moorei, a single genomic region encodes these proteins:
- a CDS encoding ORF6N domain-containing protein, translating into MAEENREIVIVDNKTIQEKIYFIRGQKVMLDSDLAEIYGYETKNFNRQVKNNAEKFEGEDFMFQLTDEEMVELSRCKNFTLNRGTGRGSNIKYNPYAFTEQGIYMLMTVLRGELAVRQSRALVRTFKQMKDFIIENQDFIGSKELVQIAVQTNQNTKDIAEIKSQMATKEDLKKVMDNFIDPDTYKHFLLMNGDKIEADVAYTKIYKSAKKSIYVIDNYIGLKTLELLRAAKDNVEIIVFSDNVKNKDMLTKNILNDFRKDYPNINLKMKVAGKKYHDRYIAIDYGTENEAFYLCGASSKDAGNKISSITKIEESSKDMYHTMFGGMLNNKDLKI; encoded by the coding sequence ATGGCAGAAGAAAACAGAGAGATCGTTATTGTGGATAATAAAACTATACAAGAAAAAATATATTTTATTCGTGGGCAAAAAGTAATGCTTGATTCAGATTTAGCCGAAATATATGGGTATGAAACTAAAAACTTTAATAGACAGGTGAAAAACAACGCAGAAAAATTTGAAGGTGAAGACTTCATGTTCCAATTAACGGACGAAGAAATGGTAGAACTTTCAAGGTGCAAAAATTTCACCTTGAACAGAGGGACTGGTAGAGGAAGTAATATTAAATACAATCCTTATGCCTTTACAGAACAAGGAATCTATATGCTTATGACTGTACTAAGAGGTGAACTTGCTGTTAGGCAAAGTAGAGCTTTAGTTAGAACATTTAAGCAAATGAAAGATTTTATCATAGAAAACCAAGATTTTATCGGTTCAAAAGAATTAGTTCAAATAGCAGTACAGACAAATCAAAACACAAAGGATATAGCTGAAATAAAGTCGCAAATGGCTACAAAAGAAGATTTGAAAAAGGTTATGGATAATTTTATAGATCCGGACACATACAAGCATTTCCTTTTAATGAACGGAGATAAGATTGAAGCAGATGTTGCCTATACCAAAATATATAAGTCTGCAAAGAAAAGTATTTATGTGATAGACAACTATATAGGCTTGAAAACCTTAGAATTATTAAGGGCTGCAAAAGACAATGTTGAAATTATAGTCTTTAGCGACAATGTGAAAAACAAGGATATGCTGACAAAAAATATCCTAAACGATTTTAGAAAAGATTACCCTAATATCAATCTTAAGATGAAAGTCGCAGGGAAAAAATATCACGATAGGTATATTGCTATTGACTATGGAACAGAAAATGAAGCCTTTTATCTTTGCGGAGCATCATCAAAAGATGCAGGAAATAAAATATCAAGTATTACAAAGATAGAGGAATCTTCCAAGGATATGTATCATACGATGTTTGGCGGAATGCTGAACAATAAGGATTTGAAAATTTAA